A genomic stretch from Thermoprotei archaeon includes:
- a CDS encoding IS607 family transposase, whose protein sequence is MLMSEKLYTIKEAKKLLGVTTWTIQQWDRQGKIRCVRTLGGRRRIPESEIKRILGLREERIIVGYARVSSPTQKDDLERQKQLISSYAKEKGYGEIQVLTDVGSGLNENRKKFLKLLNMVSERKISKLIIAYEDRLTRFGIETLRKMFSFFGTEIEVINHEGKAPHEELVEDLITIVSHFAGRLYGMRSRKYREVVEGVRKLVG, encoded by the coding sequence ATGTTGATGTCTGAAAAGCTCTATACAATCAAGGAGGCGAAGAAGCTTCTTGGAGTCACCACCTGGACCATTCAGCAATGGGATAGGCAGGGCAAGATTAGGTGTGTCAGAACCCTTGGAGGACGTAGGAGGATCCCCGAGAGCGAAATAAAACGAATCCTCGGTTTAAGAGAGGAAAGAATTATTGTAGGGTATGCAAGGGTTTCATCTCCAACACAAAAGGATGACCTTGAAAGACAGAAACAGCTCATTTCAAGCTACGCTAAGGAGAAAGGTTATGGTGAAATTCAAGTTTTAACGGATGTTGGTTCTGGGCTTAACGAAAACAGAAAAAAATTCCTGAAGCTCTTAAATATGGTTTCAGAAAGGAAAATATCCAAGCTGATAATCGCCTATGAGGACAGGCTCACGAGATTTGGTATTGAAACGCTCAGAAAGATGTTTTCATTCTTCGGAACAGAAATAGAAGTGATAAACCATGAAGGGAAGGCACCTCATGAAGAGCTTGTGGAGGACTTGATCACCATAGTTTCCCATTTCGCTGGAAGGCTCTATGGAATGAGGAGCCGTAAGTATAGGGAGGTTGTTGAAGGTGTCAGGAAGCTTGTTGGTTAA
- a CDS encoding transposase — MSGSLLVKAYSIPHDLEVNELIEDYMSVLNAILDDLWRNIAWNRNGKRLIPFLRKDKTFRKELRDKYLEGWAYSKHYVDSAIKQAYSVLESWRKRYLRGRTGRERPELKRKFVRVKETLYSYRDGILRISVRPYEESITIDLRKAWCWDRIRGLDLGELILKQDRFIVTVRREVELKIKDPIAWDVNLLTLDSFDGEKHYSISLKEIYTIHRTYELKRRVIQKLHGKTRKKLLKKYSSRERNRVNDALHKLAKQLSGRTNVFEGLKGFKERVARTKSRSMNRQNSKHNYIKLQRYVEYKSAWNGCATIYVKARGTSKTCSRCGYYNKDLRGAVFKCPRCGFIIDRQKNASINIWKTFLRMWGFMGSPRKELTSMSPPMNPKEDERDEAQGLSMNSIRIHT, encoded by the coding sequence GTGTCAGGAAGCTTGTTGGTTAAAGCGTACTCGATACCGCATGATCTTGAGGTGAACGAGCTCATAGAGGACTACATGAGCGTCTTAAACGCTATCCTGGATGACTTATGGAGGAACATTGCATGGAATAGGAATGGGAAGAGGCTTATACCATTTCTGAGGAAAGATAAGACTTTTAGAAAAGAGCTTAGGGATAAGTATCTTGAGGGGTGGGCTTACTCCAAGCATTACGTGGACTCCGCGATAAAACAGGCCTATTCCGTGCTCGAGTCCTGGAGGAAGAGGTACCTCCGCGGGCGGACCGGAAGGGAAAGACCCGAACTGAAGAGGAAGTTCGTCAGGGTCAAGGAAACTCTTTACAGTTACAGGGATGGAATTCTCAGGATTTCGGTAAGACCTTACGAAGAGAGTATAACTATAGATTTGAGGAAGGCGTGGTGCTGGGATAGGATAAGGGGTTTAGACCTCGGTGAACTAATACTTAAACAGGACAGGTTCATAGTTACTGTTAGAAGAGAGGTGGAGCTAAAGATTAAAGACCCAATAGCATGGGACGTGAACCTCTTAACCTTGGACAGCTTTGATGGTGAAAAGCATTACTCGATAAGCTTGAAGGAAATCTACACAATTCATAGAACGTACGAGCTGAAGAGAAGGGTTATCCAGAAGCTACACGGAAAAACGAGGAAGAAGCTCCTGAAGAAGTACAGTTCAAGGGAGAGGAACAGGGTTAACGACGCGCTGCACAAGCTGGCTAAGCAGCTCTCAGGCAGGACAAACGTCTTCGAGGGCCTGAAAGGGTTCAAGGAGAGGGTGGCGAGGACGAAGAGTAGGAGCATGAACAGGCAGAACAGCAAGCACAATTACATCAAACTGCAAAGGTACGTGGAATACAAATCTGCGTGGAATGGTTGTGCTACCATATATGTGAAGGCGAGGGGCACTTCGAAGACCTGCTCCAGATGCGGGTATTATAATAAAGACCTAAGGGGAGCGGTCTTCAAATGTCCCAGATGCGGTTTTATAATCGATAGGCAGAAGAATGCATCAATAAACATTTGGAAAACGTTCCTTAGGATGTGGGGATTCATGGGTTCACCCCGAAAGGAGCTAACCTCGATGAGCCCTCCGATGAACCCTAAGGAGGACGAGAGGGATGAAGCTCAAGGACTAAGTATGAATTCTATACGTATCCATACTTAG
- a CDS encoding trypsin-like peptidase domain-containing protein: MPNNVSLIKKSVVLIILLILIGGIGASLITLYSASQEINKLQQQVSVLQSQINNVHQSVINQNITYILGNNYSLSQLYDTIKDSVVVISGTVLSNQFIFQVYYQVQGSGFVYNYNDCNVIITNYHVVQNAVNLTVTFINGDAYPATVLGYDPYADLAVLSINAPPYKYKSLTIVNSSSLKVGDTVIAVGNPYGLAGSMSVGIISALGRTISEQTTGGFPIANVIQITVPINPGNSGGPLLNLEGQVVGITTAIVAGSQGIGFAIPSNTILREIGDLITKGYYDEHPWLGISGVDMSYDIARMMNVNVTYGVLVVQVISGSPAFQAGLHGGNKQIRLYGASLTIGGDIIIGINGIRIRNNDDLASYLEEHTKPNQTVDLTIIRNNQKMIIPVKLSSRPSATNVAYST, encoded by the coding sequence GTGCCAAATAATGTTTCATTAATCAAGAAATCTGTTGTGTTAATAATTTTGTTAATTTTAATTGGAGGAATAGGTGCCAGTCTAATTACATTGTACTCAGCATCGCAAGAAATTAATAAACTACAACAACAAGTTTCAGTACTACAGAGCCAAATAAATAATGTACATCAGAGTGTTATTAATCAAAACATTACTTATATTTTGGGAAATAATTATTCACTCTCACAATTATATGATACGATTAAGGATTCTGTTGTTGTGATTAGTGGTACTGTACTATCTAACCAATTTATATTCCAAGTTTATTATCAAGTCCAAGGATCTGGATTTGTTTATAATTATAATGATTGTAATGTCATAATAACCAATTACCATGTGGTCCAAAATGCTGTTAATCTGACTGTGACATTTATTAATGGTGATGCTTATCCTGCGACCGTACTAGGTTATGATCCCTATGCTGATCTTGCTGTTCTTTCAATCAACGCTCCACCGTATAAGTATAAATCACTTACTATAGTCAATTCATCGAGCCTAAAAGTTGGTGATACTGTGATAGCTGTCGGAAATCCATATGGCTTAGCTGGGTCAATGAGCGTTGGTATAATTAGCGCGCTAGGAAGAACTATAAGTGAACAAACTACAGGTGGTTTTCCTATAGCTAACGTGATTCAAATAACTGTACCGATAAATCCTGGTAATTCAGGAGGACCACTTTTAAACCTTGAGGGTCAAGTTGTAGGCATAACAACTGCTATTGTTGCTGGTTCGCAAGGTATAGGATTCGCAATACCCTCTAATACTATATTAAGAGAGATTGGTGATCTGATCACTAAAGGTTACTATGATGAACATCCATGGTTAGGAATATCAGGAGTTGACATGAGCTATGATATAGCAAGGATGATGAACGTGAATGTTACATACGGTGTTTTAGTAGTTCAAGTTATAAGTGGTAGTCCGGCTTTTCAGGCAGGTTTGCATGGTGGAAATAAGCAGATTAGACTTTATGGAGCATCCTTAACGATCGGTGGTGATATAATAATTGGTATAAACGGTATCAGAATTAGGAATAATGATGATCTAGCATCATACCTTGAAGAACATACTAAACCTAACCAAACCGTTGATTTAACTATAATTAGAAACAATCAAAAAATGATAATACCGGTTAAATTAAGTTCGAGGCCTTCAGCTACTAATGTAGCATACAGTACTTAA
- a CDS encoding flavin reductase family protein — MSSHDELKERLKSYMRMFPQGVTVVTTMLNGTPGGITVSAFTSISLTPPLIMISISKDSAFHDVLMKAKIFAVNLLGKGHEEISERFAGKYGENKFNKIKYKIGKLGIPLLEDALAILECKIWNTYDGGDHTIIIGEVIEINFNKQDLPLVYYDRKYTTLASS, encoded by the coding sequence ATGAGCAGTCATGATGAACTTAAAGAAAGACTAAAATCTTACATGAGAATGTTTCCACAGGGAGTCACAGTTGTTACTACTATGCTAAATGGTACACCTGGTGGTATTACTGTAAGCGCGTTTACATCTATATCATTGACTCCTCCTCTTATTATGATATCCATATCTAAGGATTCCGCATTCCATGATGTTTTAATGAAAGCGAAAATATTTGCAGTAAACCTTCTTGGTAAGGGTCACGAAGAAATTTCAGAACGTTTCGCAGGAAAATATGGAGAAAATAAATTCAATAAGATAAAATATAAGATTGGAAAATTAGGAATCCCACTTCTGGAAGATGCTTTAGCAATACTGGAATGCAAAATCTGGAATACTTATGATGGAGGGGATCACACAATAATCATAGGTGAGGTTATAGAAATTAACTTCAATAAACAAGACCTACCTTTAGTATATTACGATAGGAAGTACACTACATTAGCTAGTAGTTGA
- the trm14 gene encoding tRNA (guanine(6)-N2)-methyltransferase: MYEYYATTNIGLEYIAANELQRTLSVYANPLIGIVRFNGSLDLIYKVNLLSRTIHKVILLIGETDFNDIYDIYKFSRYLSYTNHIERNQSFAVRVERIGNHPFNSMQVAERVGRAVIESFMSETGHRLKVNLDFPDVEIFCRVRENHIIIGVNTTGESLHKRGYRIYNHPAALSTTIAASMIYISEWNVKQTFLDPMCGGGTIPIEAALIARKIPLKIFRERSKIGFAFEKFKLFEKDTYEKISNEAMKSSNSNAYSIYGIDISQKYLSGAMRNAESANVLDTIKFIKGDSRKLENILNFTPEIIIVNPPYGRRFSNLKHIKKLYSEFLKSVNKVVKKSIIVAITAAPNILKNEALKNGFLIEKEYNTKNGNVPVKIIKIKV, translated from the coding sequence GTGTACGAATACTACGCCACAACCAATATCGGGTTAGAGTATATAGCAGCAAATGAACTACAAAGAACATTATCTGTTTATGCTAATCCTTTAATTGGTATAGTAAGATTCAATGGTTCACTTGATTTAATTTATAAAGTTAATTTATTATCTAGGACTATTCATAAAGTTATCTTACTGATAGGTGAAACCGATTTTAATGATATTTATGATATCTACAAGTTTTCACGTTATTTAAGTTATACCAACCATATAGAAAGGAATCAAAGCTTCGCTGTCAGAGTAGAAAGGATTGGGAATCATCCTTTTAATAGTATGCAAGTTGCTGAAAGAGTAGGACGAGCAGTTATTGAAAGTTTCATGAGTGAAACCGGACACAGACTCAAAGTAAACCTTGATTTTCCTGATGTTGAAATTTTCTGTAGAGTGCGAGAAAATCACATCATTATTGGAGTAAATACAACTGGTGAATCACTACATAAAAGAGGTTATAGGATTTATAATCATCCAGCAGCACTCAGTACTACGATTGCGGCCTCAATGATATACATTAGTGAATGGAATGTTAAACAAACTTTTCTTGATCCAATGTGCGGTGGAGGTACAATACCAATAGAGGCAGCACTTATTGCAAGAAAAATTCCATTGAAAATTTTTAGAGAAAGAAGTAAAATTGGATTTGCTTTTGAAAAATTTAAATTATTTGAAAAAGATACTTATGAAAAAATATCAAATGAAGCTATGAAATCGTCTAATAGTAATGCATATAGCATTTATGGAATTGATATATCCCAAAAATATCTGAGCGGAGCTATGAGAAATGCTGAATCAGCAAATGTACTAGACACAATAAAATTTATAAAAGGAGATTCACGAAAACTAGAAAATATCTTAAACTTTACGCCAGAAATCATTATTGTAAACCCACCGTATGGTAGACGATTCTCCAATCTAAAACACATAAAGAAACTCTATTCAGAATTCTTAAAATCAGTAAACAAAGTAGTAAAGAAAAGCATAATCGTAGCAATAACAGCTGCACCTAACATACTTAAAAATGAAGCATTAAAGAATGGTTTTCTCATTGAGAAAGAATACAATACAAAAAATGGCAACGTTCCAGTAAAAATCATAAAAATAAAAGTATAA
- a CDS encoding TIM barrel protein produces MIKIDKLRFGPAGVPLSTPKPSTISGVYQVKKLNLDAMEIEFVQGVRMSIDTAKQAKEVSIKENVILTAHGPYYINLLSTEEKKVEASVQRILDTARITYQAGGYSIVFHAAYYQRLSKSEAYEKVKNIMRRIISTLKNENVEIWVRPELTGKPVQFGDLDELIKLSQDIEMVMPCIDFAHLHARYNGKYNTETEIKEVLAKIETGLGRDALDNMHIHISGINYTDKGERNHLNLEESDYNYHALINAWKEYKIKGVVISESPNLETDALILKKLYYA; encoded by the coding sequence TTGATAAAGATTGATAAATTAAGATTCGGACCTGCGGGAGTACCATTGAGTACACCAAAACCGTCCACGATAAGTGGAGTCTATCAAGTCAAAAAGCTTAATTTAGATGCAATGGAAATAGAGTTTGTTCAGGGCGTGAGAATGAGCATAGATACTGCTAAGCAGGCTAAAGAAGTTTCAATAAAAGAAAACGTAATACTTACTGCGCACGGTCCCTACTATATTAATCTACTTTCTACTGAGGAAAAGAAAGTTGAAGCTAGCGTACAGCGAATACTGGATACAGCACGCATAACATACCAAGCCGGTGGATATTCAATAGTTTTCCACGCAGCATATTATCAAAGATTATCGAAGAGCGAGGCTTATGAAAAAGTTAAAAACATTATGAGAAGAATCATATCAACATTGAAGAATGAAAATGTGGAAATCTGGGTTAGGCCCGAGCTTACAGGAAAACCAGTGCAATTTGGTGATTTGGATGAATTAATAAAGCTAAGTCAAGATATAGAAATGGTGATGCCATGTATTGATTTCGCGCATCTGCACGCACGTTATAATGGAAAATACAACACTGAAACAGAAATAAAAGAAGTTTTAGCTAAGATAGAGACCGGACTTGGACGTGATGCTCTTGATAATATGCACATACACATTTCAGGAATTAACTACACTGACAAAGGCGAGAGAAACCACTTAAACTTAGAAGAATCTGATTACAACTATCATGCACTAATTAACGCATGGAAAGAATATAAAATTAAAGGCGTTGTAATCTCTGAGAGCCCAAACCTTGAAACAGATGCTCTGATACTAAAGAAACTCTACTATGCGTGA
- a CDS encoding DUF6125 family protein, with product MSNITQDDDKIRLSKLDKDKLLDLFFIQIKNIWRVDGLYFQDIEKNFGVDNAAKIDKNTWEILARIEAKDLKNFFNYNSVNDVESLIEILLNTSWALYQEEKRYNIDKLKNTGEFYVIKCRIQETRIKKGLNIFPCKNVRFNYLKSFVKELNPKIDVEVISCPPDEKKPDYWCGWRFKFIE from the coding sequence ATGTCCAATATAACTCAAGATGATGATAAAATCCGTTTATCTAAACTTGATAAAGATAAACTTCTGGACCTATTTTTTATTCAGATCAAGAATATTTGGCGTGTCGACGGGCTTTATTTTCAGGATATCGAGAAAAATTTTGGTGTTGATAATGCAGCTAAGATTGATAAAAATACTTGGGAAATTTTAGCTAGGATTGAAGCTAAAGATTTAAAAAACTTTTTCAATTACAATTCAGTTAATGATGTTGAAAGTTTGATAGAGATTTTGTTAAACACCAGTTGGGCTCTTTATCAAGAAGAAAAGAGGTATAATATTGACAAACTAAAGAATACTGGAGAATTTTATGTAATTAAGTGTAGAATTCAGGAAACTAGGATTAAAAAAGGATTAAACATTTTTCCCTGCAAGAATGTTAGATTTAATTATTTAAAATCTTTCGTTAAAGAGCTTAATCCAAAGATTGATGTTGAAGTAATTTCATGCCCCCCAGACGAGAAAAAACCTGATTATTGGTGTGGATGGAGATTTAAATTCATTGAGTGA
- a CDS encoding hydroxymethylglutaryl-CoA reductase, degradative — MSKTSRIPGFYKLPIDERLKIVADFAGLTQDEIELLKKAGNLDLSIADRMIENVIGTMAYPFSVAVNFLINERDYLIPMVIEEPSVVAAASNAAKWARAKGGIFTSSTGSIMMSQIQLTHVKDPWGAKMKILEHKNDLIRIANEQDPTLVNLGGGAKDIEVRVIDTMKGPMVITHLVVDVRDAMGANAVNTMAEAVAPYIEDLTGGKVYLRIITNLADKRLVRARTVIDKNEIGGEDVVDGIVEAWAFAAADPYRAATHNKGIMNGIIAVALATAQDHRALEAGAHAYATRYGHYTSLTTWEKNENGDLVGTLEIPMAVGLVGGAVKTHPIARIALKILGVKTATELGEVMAAVGLIQNLAALKALVTEGIQRGHMKLHARNVAIMAGATPDMVDKVVEIMVKEGKVRFDKAKEIVEQLKKQ; from the coding sequence GTGAGTAAAACATCACGAATTCCTGGATTCTATAAATTACCAATAGATGAAAGACTAAAAATTGTTGCTGATTTTGCTGGACTTACACAAGATGAGATTGAATTATTGAAAAAGGCAGGAAATTTGGATTTATCGATAGCTGATAGAATGATAGAAAATGTAATAGGGACTATGGCATATCCTTTTTCAGTTGCCGTAAACTTCTTAATAAATGAACGTGATTATTTGATACCAATGGTAATAGAAGAGCCCTCAGTAGTTGCCGCTGCAAGCAATGCTGCAAAGTGGGCTAGAGCTAAAGGTGGAATATTTACATCAAGTACTGGCTCCATAATGATGAGTCAGATTCAACTAACGCATGTGAAAGATCCATGGGGGGCCAAAATGAAAATACTTGAGCATAAAAATGATCTAATAAGAATTGCTAACGAACAAGATCCTACATTAGTAAACTTGGGAGGTGGAGCAAAAGATATCGAGGTACGTGTAATAGATACTATGAAAGGTCCTATGGTAATTACACATTTAGTAGTTGATGTAAGAGATGCTATGGGAGCTAATGCAGTAAATACTATGGCAGAAGCTGTTGCACCATACATAGAAGATTTGACAGGCGGAAAAGTTTACCTGAGAATTATAACAAACCTAGCAGACAAAAGATTAGTTCGCGCCAGAACAGTTATTGACAAAAATGAGATTGGTGGAGAGGATGTCGTAGATGGAATAGTTGAAGCATGGGCATTTGCGGCCGCAGATCCATATAGAGCAGCAACGCATAATAAAGGAATAATGAATGGAATAATAGCTGTCGCATTAGCTACAGCGCAAGATCATAGAGCATTAGAAGCGGGCGCACACGCTTATGCTACACGTTATGGACATTACACATCATTAACAACATGGGAGAAAAATGAAAATGGAGATTTAGTGGGAACTTTAGAAATACCGATGGCTGTCGGATTAGTTGGAGGAGCGGTAAAAACACATCCTATTGCAAGAATAGCATTAAAAATACTTGGTGTAAAAACAGCCACTGAACTTGGTGAAGTCATGGCCGCAGTAGGACTTATACAAAACTTAGCAGCACTCAAAGCATTAGTAACAGAGGGCATTCAAAGAGGACACATGAAACTGCATGCAAGAAATGTAGCAATCATGGCAGGTGCAACACCTGATATGGTAGATAAAGTCGTTGAAATAATGGTAAAAGAAGGAAAAGTGCGTTTTGATAAAGCAAAAGAAATAGTAGAACAACTTAAAAAACAATAA
- a CDS encoding translation initiation factor IF-2 subunit beta, producing MSKLSINSYDEMLNRVYSSVSVKPEKYTRYEIPKLTSYNEGAKTIITNFKYAAERLNRKPEELAKFIYKELGAGGNIDNERLILTGRFENEQINTVINLYYKRYVICPVCGKPDTVLIKQKKIVYMKCLACGAESPVPEI from the coding sequence ATGTCAAAATTAAGCATAAACAGTTATGATGAGATGCTAAATCGAGTATATAGTAGTGTAAGCGTTAAGCCAGAAAAATATACAAGATATGAAATACCAAAACTCACTTCTTACAATGAAGGAGCAAAGACCATTATAACAAACTTTAAGTATGCTGCAGAGAGATTAAATAGAAAACCAGAAGAGCTAGCAAAATTCATCTACAAAGAATTAGGTGCTGGAGGAAATATAGATAACGAAAGACTGATACTCACTGGGAGATTTGAGAATGAACAAATAAACACTGTAATTAACCTGTATTATAAACGTTACGTAATATGTCCAGTATGTGGTAAGCCAGATACAGTATTAATTAAACAAAAGAAGATCGTATATATGAAATGTCTTGCATGCGGAGCAGAAAGCCCAGTACCAGAAATATAG
- a CDS encoding archease, whose protein sequence is MGFRVLDHVADVIIEAWGNTLEEAFQESARAMFDQMVYIERVDQLTEYSIEVVGYDLEELLYNWLEQLIITVDTEFLVFSKFKVTISGHEGNYKLNAMCWGEKYKREKHGSKVVVKAVTYHEMKIEKNNELWIIRYLLDI, encoded by the coding sequence ATGGGCTTTAGGGTACTTGACCATGTTGCTGATGTGATTATTGAAGCGTGGGGTAATACTTTAGAAGAAGCGTTTCAGGAATCTGCTAGGGCTATGTTTGATCAAATGGTTTACATAGAAAGAGTCGACCAACTTACAGAGTATTCTATAGAAGTTGTAGGTTATGATCTTGAAGAACTTTTGTATAATTGGCTTGAACAATTAATAATAACTGTCGACACAGAATTTTTAGTTTTTTCTAAGTTTAAGGTAACAATTTCTGGTCATGAAGGAAATTATAAGTTAAATGCAATGTGTTGGGGTGAAAAATACAAAAGAGAGAAGCATGGATCAAAGGTTGTTGTGAAGGCTGTTACATATCATGAGATGAAAATAGAGAAAAACAATGAACTATGGATAATAAGATACCTTCTTGATATCTAA
- the asd gene encoding aspartate-semialdehyde dehydrogenase, with product MTYDVAVLGATGIVGQRYVSFLSKHPWFNLVQVAASDKKVGMKYGSAVSWFIEDLMPSDIIDLKISRAVPHDFKDIDIVFSALPTDVAKYVEMQFVKNGFSVFSDTSPYRMEPIVPLVIPEVNHAHLELLKVLPSKLGGILVKSPNCTSNVLSLSLKPLIDVVQELKLVNVTSLQAISGAGYTGLYSMSIHDNIIPYIKGEEEKLSIEPRKILGNINGNEVVPRNLWIEATTTRVPVIDGHTVVVHALVEKNVDFDLVLKSYKEFSGIPQRLNLPTAPKKPIILREEYDRPQPRLDRNSERGMAVSIGRFRLHKVDKVSVIKYVATGHNTIRGASGNTILNAELAAALGFLKR from the coding sequence ATGACTTATGATGTAGCGGTTCTTGGCGCGACTGGAATAGTTGGTCAAAGATATGTAAGTTTTCTGAGCAAACATCCATGGTTTAACTTAGTCCAAGTTGCCGCAAGTGATAAAAAAGTTGGTATGAAATATGGATCAGCAGTTTCATGGTTTATAGAGGATCTAATGCCTTCAGATATTATTGACCTTAAAATTTCTAGGGCTGTACCACATGATTTTAAGGATATTGATATTGTTTTTTCTGCTTTACCTACTGACGTTGCCAAGTATGTTGAAATGCAGTTTGTGAAGAATGGTTTTTCAGTATTTTCTGATACAAGTCCTTATAGAATGGAACCTATTGTGCCTCTTGTGATCCCAGAAGTGAATCATGCACATTTAGAGTTATTGAAAGTTTTACCAAGCAAGCTTGGTGGTATTCTTGTTAAATCTCCTAATTGTACATCTAATGTTCTTTCTCTAAGTTTAAAACCTCTTATAGATGTTGTTCAAGAATTAAAGTTAGTGAATGTGACTTCCCTTCAAGCTATTTCAGGGGCCGGTTATACTGGATTATATTCTATGAGTATACATGATAATATTATTCCCTATATAAAAGGTGAGGAAGAAAAACTTTCTATTGAACCAAGAAAGATTTTAGGAAATATTAATGGCAACGAGGTTGTACCACGTAATTTATGGATTGAAGCCACTACTACTAGAGTTCCAGTTATAGATGGTCATACAGTAGTTGTTCATGCATTAGTTGAAAAGAATGTAGATTTTGATTTAGTTCTTAAATCATATAAAGAGTTCTCTGGTATTCCTCAAAGACTGAACCTTCCCACAGCTCCTAAAAAACCCATAATATTACGTGAAGAGTATGATAGACCTCAGCCTAGACTTGATAGGAATTCAGAGAGGGGCATGGCAGTGAGCATAGGAAGGTTTAGATTACATAAAGTAGATAAAGTCAGTGTGATAAAATATGTT